A genomic window from Bdellovibrio sp. SKB1291214 includes:
- a CDS encoding c-type cytochrome, which yields MSENKDHYNRGGLFAFMFSMVFVFAFFFYLVVINKGVDLAENVVDPNAPAAATGPVFDITTVKEPWVETPEMIAYGQKFFKTNCAMCHGEKGLGDGAAGAALNPKPRNLVEGKWTQGDGIINHFKVVTNGIPGSSMAAFGHFKVADRWAVTHFINSITNNKSKDDPAKVAEFAKTAK from the coding sequence ATGTCTGAAAATAAAGATCATTATAACCGCGGTGGTTTGTTCGCATTCATGTTTTCTATGGTGTTCGTCTTCGCATTTTTCTTCTACCTTGTTGTCATCAATAAAGGTGTGGATTTGGCAGAGAACGTTGTAGATCCAAATGCACCAGCTGCAGCAACAGGTCCTGTGTTCGATATCACGACTGTGAAAGAACCATGGGTAGAAACTCCTGAGATGATCGCTTACGGTCAGAAATTCTTCAAAACAAACTGTGCTATGTGCCACGGTGAAAAGGGTCTGGGCGACGGTGCTGCGGGTGCAGCTTTGAATCCTAAGCCACGTAACTTGGTTGAAGGTAAATGGACTCAGGGTGATGGTATCATCAATCACTTTAAAGTCGTTACTAATGGTATTCCGGGTTCATCAATGGCCGCTTTCGGTCACTTCAAAGTTGCTGATCGTTGGGCTGTTACTCACTTCATCAATTCAATCACGAACAACAAATCTAAAGACGATCCTGCTAAAGTTGCTGAGTTTGCAAAAACCGCAAAATAA
- the fabG gene encoding 3-oxoacyl-ACP reductase FabG, giving the protein MGMINFKFINKNAVVTGGAAGIGLEISQSFLAAGGNVSVWDYSEKALEAARDELSKFGSQVQYVQVDITNRDSVAKAAAGLPWAVDILVNNAGITRDKSFAKMGADDWDAVINTNLTGLFNVTKTLLEKFNPNSNNKRIINISSVVGLYGNFGQTNYAAAKSGVIGMTKTWGKELGRKGFTSNAIAPGFINTAMTKAMPKEAIDAMAAKIPVMRLGETSDIANAVLFLASEQAAYINATVLSVDGGITL; this is encoded by the coding sequence ATGGGCATGATAAATTTTAAGTTCATTAATAAAAATGCTGTGGTTACGGGTGGCGCTGCTGGTATTGGTCTAGAGATTTCTCAGAGTTTTCTGGCTGCGGGTGGAAATGTATCCGTGTGGGATTATTCAGAAAAGGCCTTGGAAGCTGCCAGGGATGAGCTTTCTAAGTTCGGTTCCCAAGTTCAGTACGTTCAAGTCGATATCACCAATCGCGATTCTGTTGCGAAAGCCGCAGCAGGTTTGCCATGGGCTGTGGATATCCTTGTGAATAATGCCGGAATCACGCGCGATAAATCTTTTGCCAAAATGGGTGCAGATGATTGGGATGCCGTGATTAATACAAACTTAACGGGTTTGTTTAATGTCACAAAAACTTTGCTGGAAAAATTCAATCCAAATTCGAACAACAAACGCATCATTAATATTTCTTCAGTGGTGGGTCTTTACGGTAACTTTGGTCAAACAAACTATGCGGCTGCTAAGTCAGGTGTTATTGGTATGACTAAAACGTGGGGTAAAGAGTTGGGACGGAAGGGGTTCACATCCAATGCGATTGCTCCGGGCTTTATTAATACGGCGATGACCAAAGCCATGCCCAAAGAAGCGATTGATGCTATGGCAGCTAAGATCCCAGTGATGCGCCTTGGCGAAACATCGGACATCGCCAACGCGGTTCTGTTTTTGGCAAGCGAGCAGGCTGCCTACATCAACGCAACTGTTCTAAGTGTTGATGGTGGCATCACTTTATAA
- a CDS encoding matrixin family metalloprotease → MYKFLVFTLLSFLVSGCQQGVTLGPGSETTLASAAQEDCGFVQNVYGQRVSWKTTLPVRMFISKNVPQEYESIVRSAAQVWEDAAGMTLFNIANEDDISYDGSKDGRSGIYWNTNWTKSPNLQAVTSLYWNNNKMTEADLTVDAKYFRFYIEHPELTSDLHLHSLMVHEFGHVLGLKHRSTLSTVMWPVLNAGTKRDVLTDADRKALKCEY, encoded by the coding sequence ATGTACAAATTTTTAGTATTCACATTGTTGAGCTTTTTAGTAAGTGGATGTCAGCAGGGAGTAACTTTGGGCCCTGGGTCCGAGACGACGCTTGCAAGCGCTGCTCAAGAAGACTGCGGATTTGTACAAAACGTTTACGGCCAAAGAGTTTCTTGGAAAACAACTTTGCCAGTTCGCATGTTCATTTCTAAAAATGTTCCCCAAGAGTATGAATCTATTGTGCGCTCTGCTGCCCAGGTATGGGAAGACGCCGCCGGAATGACTTTGTTTAATATCGCTAATGAGGACGATATTTCTTACGATGGCAGCAAAGACGGTCGCAGCGGAATCTATTGGAATACAAATTGGACTAAATCACCCAATCTGCAAGCCGTAACCTCTCTGTATTGGAACAATAATAAAATGACGGAAGCTGACCTGACAGTAGATGCAAAATACTTCCGCTTTTATATCGAGCACCCGGAACTGACTTCAGATTTGCATTTGCACAGCTTGATGGTGCATGAATTCGGACACGTATTAGGATTAAAACATCGTTCCACTCTCTCGACTGTGATGTGGCCTGTATTGAACGCGGGAACGAAGCGTGATGTATTAACAGATGCAGACCGCAAAGCACTGAAATGCGAGTACTAA
- the bamE gene encoding outer membrane protein assembly factor BamE domain-containing protein — translation MYRLMSIPIVVIGLFTSACQTSMLKQFESIKPGMEKDDVLDLMGSPNQTQRVSGKDRWYYTFYDKRIRFQKEVQFVDNTAIYIGEVYQPPADQTAVAVDARNEERNKSLDEQAKKEVIENRKAYDAYEAQTKGTDKVRYLPTFEPIR, via the coding sequence ATGTACCGACTGATGTCGATTCCGATCGTCGTTATTGGGCTGTTCACATCAGCTTGTCAGACCTCTATGCTAAAGCAGTTTGAGTCTATCAAGCCGGGCATGGAAAAAGATGATGTTCTTGATCTCATGGGAAGCCCCAACCAAACTCAACGTGTTTCCGGTAAAGACCGCTGGTATTACACGTTCTATGACAAACGCATCCGTTTTCAAAAAGAGGTGCAGTTCGTTGATAACACCGCAATTTACATCGGAGAAGTATATCAGCCCCCAGCAGATCAAACAGCGGTAGCAGTTGATGCACGAAATGAAGAACGCAATAAATCTCTTGATGAGCAGGCGAAAAAAGAAGTGATTGAAAATCGTAAGGCGTATGACGCTTACGAAGCGCAAACTAAGGGCACAGATAAAGTTCGTTACTTGCCTACGTTTGAACCTATTCGCTAA
- the secA gene encoding preprotein translocase subunit SecA: MVTQILTKIFGTKHDREMKKIQPMVDRINALEPQMKALTDEQLKAKTPEFQERLKKGETVNDILPEAFAVCREASVRVLGMRHYDVQLIGGIVLNSGKIAEMRTGEGKTLVATLPVYLNALTGKGVHVVTVNDYLVRRDSEHMGRLYGWLGLTTGIIVHGLNDQQRKEMYGCDITYCTNNELGFDYLRDNMKFDLADYVQRGHNYAIVDECDSILVDEARTPLIISGPAEASTEKYQIVNSIIPHLKRDVHFTMEEKSKTASLTDEGNAKVEELLGVGNLYDPQNIELLHHVYQGLKAHYLYRLDVEYMIKDGEIVIVDEFTGRLMPGRRWSDGLHQAIEAKEGVEVKSENQTLATITFQNYFRMYDKLSGMTGTADTEAVEFKKIYNLEVNVIPTNKPIRRLDEEDVVYKSEKAKYKAITADIKERSSKGQPILVGTASIEKSEALSRFLRNEGIKHEVLNAKHHEREAEIIAQAGRKGSVTIATNMAGRGTDIMLGGNAEMLAKAAVGNDDSPEYQEALAKVKGQVEAERNQVRELGGLYIIGTERHESRRIDNQLRGRSGRQGDPGESRFYLSLEDNLMRIFNGERIQKIMEMLNIPEDEPITAKMVTNAVEGAQRKVEGHQFDIRKNLMDYDTVMNNQRNAIYGMRRNLLEGKDVERSVLDMLGDVVSNILDTYVPEDGKKEEFNVEGLNNSLAQTFGFKIDFDGKAVNSEMIIEQVRNGVKAVYDRQKESMGPFFEQVQKMVLLQSIDHHWKMHLAVIDKLKEGIGLRGYAQKDPLIEYKKEAFAAFETLNNTIKADAIEKIMRVQLVPQQSEEEMLESLRPDETDLEELDYSSPSEADIGHSLPEVGGSEEPQKRKMTFQSGPVEDRPMNREERRRIEKSGKGKK; the protein is encoded by the coding sequence ATGGTAACGCAAATACTTACAAAAATATTCGGAACTAAGCACGATCGTGAAATGAAAAAGATCCAACCTATGGTGGATCGTATCAATGCCTTGGAACCTCAAATGAAGGCACTCACGGACGAACAACTAAAAGCAAAAACTCCTGAGTTCCAGGAGCGTTTGAAAAAAGGCGAGACAGTTAACGACATCTTGCCAGAAGCATTTGCAGTTTGCCGTGAAGCTTCGGTTCGTGTTTTAGGCATGCGCCATTACGACGTTCAGTTGATCGGTGGTATCGTTCTTAATAGCGGTAAAATCGCCGAGATGAGAACGGGTGAAGGTAAAACTCTCGTGGCGACTTTGCCCGTTTACCTGAATGCACTTACAGGTAAAGGCGTTCACGTTGTTACGGTGAATGACTACTTGGTTCGTCGTGACTCTGAACACATGGGTCGTCTGTACGGCTGGCTGGGTCTTACAACAGGTATCATCGTTCACGGTTTGAATGATCAACAACGTAAAGAAATGTACGGTTGCGATATCACTTACTGCACGAACAATGAACTTGGTTTCGATTATCTTCGTGACAATATGAAGTTCGATCTTGCTGATTACGTTCAACGTGGTCACAACTATGCGATTGTGGACGAGTGTGACTCTATCTTAGTTGACGAAGCACGTACGCCGTTGATTATCTCGGGTCCTGCGGAAGCTTCTACCGAAAAATACCAAATCGTAAACTCCATCATCCCGCATTTGAAACGTGACGTTCACTTCACCATGGAAGAAAAGTCTAAAACGGCTTCTTTGACAGATGAAGGGAACGCAAAAGTTGAAGAGTTGTTGGGCGTAGGCAATCTTTACGATCCACAAAACATCGAACTTCTTCACCATGTTTACCAAGGTTTGAAAGCTCATTACTTGTACCGCCTTGATGTTGAATACATGATCAAAGACGGCGAAATCGTGATCGTGGATGAGTTTACAGGCCGTTTGATGCCAGGTCGTCGTTGGTCAGACGGTCTTCACCAAGCAATCGAAGCTAAAGAAGGTGTTGAAGTTAAATCTGAAAACCAAACTTTGGCGACCATCACGTTCCAAAACTATTTCCGCATGTACGATAAACTTTCAGGCATGACGGGTACTGCTGACACAGAAGCTGTAGAGTTCAAAAAAATCTACAATCTTGAAGTGAACGTGATCCCGACAAATAAACCCATCCGTCGTTTAGACGAAGAGGATGTGGTTTATAAATCTGAAAAAGCAAAATACAAAGCTATCACTGCAGATATCAAAGAGCGTTCTTCAAAAGGTCAACCGATCCTTGTGGGGACAGCCTCTATCGAGAAATCTGAGGCTTTGAGCCGCTTCCTTCGTAACGAAGGTATTAAACACGAAGTTCTAAATGCAAAACACCACGAACGCGAAGCTGAAATTATCGCGCAAGCAGGTCGTAAGGGTTCAGTAACTATCGCCACAAATATGGCGGGTCGTGGTACTGACATCATGCTTGGTGGTAACGCCGAGATGTTGGCAAAAGCCGCTGTTGGAAACGACGATTCCCCAGAGTACCAAGAGGCTTTGGCGAAAGTTAAAGGCCAAGTCGAAGCTGAACGTAACCAAGTTCGTGAATTGGGTGGTTTGTACATCATCGGTACAGAACGCCATGAATCGCGTCGTATCGACAATCAGCTACGTGGTCGTTCGGGTCGTCAAGGTGACCCGGGTGAATCTCGCTTCTATCTTTCTTTGGAAGATAATTTGATGAGAATCTTCAACGGTGAACGCATCCAAAAAATCATGGAAATGTTGAACATCCCTGAGGACGAGCCGATTACAGCTAAAATGGTGACGAATGCAGTTGAGGGTGCTCAACGTAAAGTCGAGGGTCACCAATTCGATATCCGTAAGAACTTGATGGACTATGATACAGTGATGAACAACCAACGTAACGCTATCTATGGAATGCGCCGTAACCTCCTTGAAGGTAAAGACGTTGAGCGTTCTGTATTGGATATGTTGGGTGATGTTGTTTCAAACATCCTTGATACATACGTTCCAGAAGACGGCAAAAAAGAAGAGTTTAACGTTGAGGGTTTGAATAACTCGTTGGCGCAAACTTTCGGTTTCAAAATCGATTTTGACGGCAAAGCGGTAAATTCTGAAATGATCATCGAGCAAGTTCGTAACGGTGTTAAAGCCGTTTACGATCGCCAAAAAGAATCCATGGGTCCTTTCTTTGAGCAAGTTCAGAAAATGGTTTTGCTTCAATCCATTGACCATCACTGGAAAATGCACTTGGCCGTTATCGATAAGTTGAAAGAAGGTATCGGTCTGCGCGGATATGCTCAGAAAGATCCTTTGATCGAATACAAAAAAGAAGCTTTTGCAGCTTTTGAGACTTTGAACAACACGATCAAAGCTGACGCTATTGAAAAAATCATGCGAGTTCAGTTGGTTCCTCAGCAATCTGAAGAAGAAATGCTAGAGAGCCTTCGCCCGGATGAAACTGATTTGGAAGAGCTTGATTATTCTTCTCCGTCAGAAGCTGACATCGGTCATTCATTGCCTGAAGTTGGTGGATCTGAAGAGCCTCAGAAACGTAAAATGACGTTCCAAAGCGGCCCTGTTGAAGATCGTCCGATGAATCGTGAAGAGCGCCGTCGTATTGAAAAATCAGGCAAAGGGAAAAAGTAA
- a CDS encoding tRNA (cytidine(34)-2'-O)-methyltransferase, which translates to MDNSKKIFRIVLIEPEIPQNTGNIGRTCVATNCELHIVGKMGFEINNTNVKRAGLDYWPHLTWHHHATFEDWWKLVEDPSRAWFFTTKTKRTYFEPKFQAGDWLVFGKETKGLDPDLLAKFPSQTVTIPMIGEGSRSLNLATSVAIAAYEGVRQIKYT; encoded by the coding sequence TTGGATAATTCGAAGAAAATCTTCCGCATTGTATTGATTGAGCCCGAAATTCCTCAAAACACAGGTAATATCGGGCGCACGTGTGTGGCTACTAATTGCGAATTGCACATTGTCGGCAAGATGGGTTTTGAAATTAATAATACCAATGTAAAACGTGCGGGGCTGGATTACTGGCCTCATCTGACGTGGCATCACCATGCGACGTTCGAAGATTGGTGGAAACTGGTCGAGGACCCGTCGCGCGCTTGGTTCTTTACAACAAAAACAAAACGCACTTATTTCGAGCCGAAATTCCAAGCAGGTGATTGGTTGGTGTTTGGTAAGGAAACAAAAGGTTTGGATCCAGATCTTTTGGCGAAATTTCCATCGCAAACTGTGACTATTCCGATGATCGGGGAGGGCTCACGCAGTTTGAATCTAGCAACGAGTGTTGCGATCGCCGCCTATGAGGGTGTGAGACAAATTAAATACACATAA
- a CDS encoding gamma-glutamylcyclotransferase family protein encodes MTATRFFVYGSLTEGMVHYGKIQNFVESLSFARIKATAYRLKVGYPALVKGGSDLVPGQLVELKASELLVSLLDEFYGFNRMDPEKSLYSREEVDVYIEGSSEPVKAWTYFLNTLKLPVNATVIQGGDWKKSIEEQPLLTSKLTEKQSTYIQRLGRSTGREIVPIDLTLYRDLMNLELIVDKGRRLALSKLGQEVFKHLG; translated from the coding sequence ATGACTGCAACACGTTTTTTCGTGTATGGATCATTGACTGAGGGCATGGTTCATTACGGTAAGATTCAGAACTTCGTGGAATCATTAAGCTTTGCCAGAATTAAGGCAACCGCTTATCGCTTAAAAGTCGGCTATCCAGCGCTTGTTAAAGGCGGCTCTGATTTGGTTCCAGGGCAGCTTGTAGAGCTGAAAGCTTCAGAACTTCTTGTCAGTCTTCTTGATGAATTTTACGGCTTTAACAGAATGGACCCAGAGAAGAGTCTTTACTCCAGAGAAGAAGTCGATGTGTATATTGAAGGATCTTCTGAGCCAGTGAAGGCATGGACGTACTTTTTAAACACTTTAAAACTTCCAGTGAACGCCACTGTTATTCAGGGTGGTGATTGGAAGAAATCCATCGAAGAGCAACCTTTGTTGACATCTAAGTTGACTGAAAAACAGTCGACTTATATTCAACGCTTAGGACGTTCCACAGGTCGAGAGATCGTACCTATTGATTTGACGCTTTATCGTGATTTGATGAATCTTGAGTTGATCGTCGATAAAGGTCGCAGACTGGCCCTTTCAAAATTGGGCCAAGAGGTTTTTAAACATCTTGGATAA
- a CDS encoding P-II family nitrogen regulator, protein MKKIEAIIKPFKLDDVVDALSEVGIEGITVSEVRGFGRQKGRTEVYKGAEYVVDFLPKIKLEVVLPDALIDSAVEAIRKTAHTGKIGDGKIFVLPVESALRIRTGEKNEEAL, encoded by the coding sequence ATGAAAAAAATAGAGGCTATCATTAAACCCTTCAAGCTCGACGATGTGGTCGATGCTCTCTCCGAAGTCGGAATCGAAGGTATCACTGTCTCTGAAGTTCGTGGGTTTGGACGCCAAAAAGGGCGTACCGAAGTTTATAAAGGCGCTGAGTACGTTGTTGATTTTCTTCCCAAGATAAAACTGGAAGTCGTGTTGCCCGACGCTTTAATAGACAGTGCCGTCGAAGCAATCCGCAAAACCGCCCACACTGGAAAAATCGGTGATGGAAAAATCTTTGTATTACCAGTTGAATCCGCCCTAAGAATTCGTACGGGTGAAAAAAATGAGGAAGCACTTTAG
- the glnA gene encoding type I glutamate--ammonia ligase: protein MTAKEALKFAHEKGAKMVDLKFCDMIGTWQHLTIPLHQLEEESFENGFGFDGSSIRGWKGIEESDMIIKPDAKTAMMDPFMEMPTLSLICDVCLPETLQPYDRDPRQIVKKAIAYMQSTGIADTAYFGPEAEFFIFDDVRFEQTSNSAFYMVDSNEAVWNTGRDEGGANLGYKIRSKEGYFPALPTDTLQDIRSEICAEMELCGMKVERHHHEVASAGQCEINFQFDTALNMGDKMMWFKYIVKNVCMRHGKTATFMPKPIFGDNGSGMHIHMSLWKDGKNLFAGNKYAGLSEMALHYIGGVLKHAPALCGIINPTTNSYKRLVPGFEAPTKLAYSFKNRSAAMRIPNSGPNPKAKRIEFRTPDPTANIYLAEAAILMAGLDGIINKINPGDPLDKDIYGLPPQEAAKIPSVPGTLEESLDNLMKNCSFLKKGDVFSDDLIETWVQYKIDKEVRPVQQRPVPYEFHLYYDC from the coding sequence ATGACTGCGAAGGAAGCTTTAAAATTCGCCCACGAAAAAGGTGCGAAAATGGTAGATCTAAAGTTCTGTGACATGATCGGGACTTGGCAACATTTAACAATTCCTCTTCACCAACTTGAAGAAGAATCATTCGAGAATGGTTTCGGCTTTGACGGAAGTTCTATCCGCGGCTGGAAAGGTATCGAAGAATCTGACATGATTATCAAGCCAGATGCAAAAACAGCAATGATGGATCCATTCATGGAAATGCCGACATTGTCTTTGATCTGTGATGTGTGTTTGCCAGAAACTTTGCAACCTTACGACCGTGACCCTCGTCAGATAGTTAAAAAAGCAATCGCCTATATGCAGTCAACAGGTATTGCCGATACAGCTTACTTCGGACCTGAAGCTGAGTTCTTTATTTTTGATGATGTCCGTTTCGAACAAACTTCAAACTCTGCATTCTATATGGTGGACAGCAATGAAGCCGTCTGGAATACGGGTCGTGACGAAGGCGGCGCAAACCTTGGTTACAAAATCCGCTCTAAGGAAGGTTATTTCCCTGCACTTCCGACAGATACTTTGCAAGACATCCGCTCTGAGATTTGCGCAGAGATGGAGCTTTGTGGAATGAAAGTTGAACGTCATCACCACGAAGTTGCTTCTGCGGGACAATGTGAAATCAACTTCCAATTCGATACCGCTTTGAACATGGGCGATAAAATGATGTGGTTCAAATACATCGTGAAGAACGTTTGTATGCGCCACGGAAAAACTGCCACGTTCATGCCAAAACCAATCTTTGGAGATAACGGTTCTGGCATGCATATCCACATGTCTTTGTGGAAAGATGGTAAAAATCTTTTTGCCGGTAACAAGTACGCTGGTTTGTCAGAAATGGCTCTACACTACATTGGTGGCGTGTTGAAACATGCTCCTGCTTTGTGCGGCATCATTAATCCGACAACAAACTCATATAAACGCTTGGTTCCAGGTTTCGAAGCCCCAACGAAATTAGCTTACAGCTTCAAAAACCGTTCTGCGGCTATGCGCATTCCAAATTCTGGTCCAAATCCAAAAGCAAAACGTATTGAGTTCCGTACACCAGATCCAACGGCTAACATTTACTTGGCAGAAGCAGCGATTTTGATGGCGGGCTTGGATGGTATCATCAATAAGATCAATCCAGGTGATCCACTAGATAAAGATATCTACGGATTGCCACCACAAGAGGCCGCTAAAATCCCATCTGTTCCGGGAACACTTGAAGAGTCCTTGGATAATTTGATGAAAAATTGCAGCTTCTTGAAAAAAGGCGATGTTTTCAGCGACGATTTGATTGAAACTTGGGTGCAGTACAAAATCGACAAAGAAGTTCGTCCAGTACAGCAAAGACCAGTTCCTTACGAGTTCCACTTGTACTACGATTGTTAA
- a CDS encoding glycine cleavage system protein H, translated as MASDDVRNYMGYLWYRQEDGVITIGINEDGLEDFESISSVDLPAEQEEVDTETVIGSIETSDGPLDIYSPVDGTVIEINTSVIDDPSLIMEDPYEEGWLVRIESSDDVDDEDEDEEDDDDDDDEDDDDEDYDDEDED; from the coding sequence ATGGCATCAGATGACGTAAGAAATTATATGGGCTATTTGTGGTACCGCCAAGAAGATGGCGTGATCACAATTGGTATCAACGAAGACGGGCTTGAGGATTTTGAATCCATCAGTTCTGTCGACCTTCCTGCTGAACAAGAGGAAGTGGATACAGAAACTGTTATTGGTTCTATTGAAACAAGCGACGGTCCTTTGGACATTTACTCTCCAGTGGATGGAACAGTTATTGAGATCAACACTTCGGTGATCGACGATCCATCCCTGATCATGGAAGACCCTTACGAAGAGGGTTGGTTGGTACGCATCGAATCGAGCGACGATGTCGACGATGAGGATGAGGACGAAGAAGATGATGATGACGACGACGATGAAGACGATGATGATGAAGATTATGACGACGAGGACGAAGACTAG